A single region of the Cronobacter condimenti 1330 genome encodes:
- the tar gene encoding methyl-accepting chemotaxis protein II, translating to MLNRIRVVSLLMMVLMVFALLQLISGGVFFSSLNDNQQSFAASHQLRLQQAQLNQSWNLLLQTRINLSRSAARMMMDASNQQSSAKTDLLNTAKKVLGEADTHFSAFKNVTVDVPEITAAASDVEKSYRDYYQALSELVQYLEGGNMDAYFAQATQGKQNALEKAVTHYDDINVRLAQEAMDDSRSDFRQAQWETGILALLVVLVIALVWYGIRHILLTPLAGVIHHIREIAGGNLTETITVTGRNEITELSASVQHMQQALIQTVSSVREGTDAIYSGTSEIAAGNTDLSSRTEEQASALEQTAASMEELTATVKQNAENARQASQLALSASETAQRGGKVVNGVVNTMHDIAASSKKISDITSVIDGIAFQTNILALNAAVEAARAGEQGRGFAVVAGEVRNLASRSAQAAKEIKALIEDSVARVDSGSVLVESAGETMQEIVGAVTRVTDIMGEIASASDEQSRGIDQVALAVSEMDRVTQQNASLVQQSAAAASTLEDQASRLSQAVAAFRLAAARSSAPRAESVAPRVAVSNTGLTASKPAAGQDNWETF from the coding sequence ATGTTGAATCGTATCCGCGTTGTCTCACTGTTGATGATGGTGCTGATGGTGTTCGCACTGTTGCAGCTTATCTCCGGTGGGGTGTTTTTCTCGTCACTGAATGACAACCAGCAAAGTTTCGCCGCGTCGCACCAGTTGCGTCTGCAACAGGCGCAGCTTAACCAGTCGTGGAACCTGCTGCTGCAGACCCGCATCAACTTAAGCCGCTCGGCGGCGCGCATGATGATGGATGCCAGCAACCAGCAGAGCAGCGCGAAGACCGATCTGCTCAACACGGCGAAAAAAGTGCTGGGCGAGGCAGACACGCACTTTAGCGCGTTCAAAAACGTGACGGTGGATGTGCCAGAAATTACTGCCGCTGCCAGCGACGTGGAAAAAAGTTATCGCGATTACTACCAGGCGCTGAGCGAACTGGTGCAGTACCTGGAAGGCGGCAATATGGACGCCTACTTCGCCCAGGCGACCCAGGGCAAACAGAACGCGCTTGAAAAAGCCGTGACGCACTATGACGACATTAACGTACGTCTGGCGCAGGAGGCGATGGACGACAGCCGCAGCGATTTCCGCCAGGCTCAGTGGGAGACCGGTATTCTGGCCCTGCTGGTGGTGCTGGTTATCGCGCTGGTGTGGTACGGCATCCGCCATATTCTGCTGACACCGCTTGCGGGGGTTATCCACCATATCCGCGAGATTGCGGGCGGCAACCTGACCGAAACCATTACGGTGACGGGGCGCAATGAGATTACCGAGCTTTCCGCGAGCGTCCAGCATATGCAGCAGGCGCTGATCCAGACGGTGAGCAGCGTGCGCGAAGGCACTGATGCCATTTACAGCGGCACGAGCGAAATCGCCGCCGGCAACACGGATCTCTCTTCCCGTACCGAAGAGCAGGCCTCGGCGCTGGAACAGACCGCCGCCAGCATGGAAGAGCTGACCGCGACGGTGAAGCAGAACGCGGAGAACGCCCGTCAGGCGTCGCAGCTGGCGCTGAGCGCGTCGGAAACCGCGCAGCGCGGCGGCAAAGTGGTGAATGGCGTGGTGAATACCATGCACGACATCGCCGCCAGCTCGAAAAAGATTTCAGATATTACCAGCGTGATTGACGGCATTGCCTTCCAGACCAACATCCTCGCGCTGAACGCCGCGGTAGAAGCGGCAAGGGCAGGGGAGCAGGGCCGCGGGTTTGCGGTGGTGGCGGGCGAAGTTCGCAACCTCGCGAGCCGCAGCGCGCAGGCCGCCAAAGAGATTAAGGCGCTGATTGAAGATTCCGTCGCGCGTGTTGATTCCGGCTCCGTGCTGGTAGAAAGCGCCGGGGAAACCATGCAGGAGATTGTCGGTGCCGTCACCCGTGTGACCGACATTATGGGCGAGATTGCGTCGGCCTCCGACGAGCAGAGCCGCGGCATCGATCAGGTGGCGCTGGCGGTCTCCGAGATGGATCGCGTGACGCAGCAGAACGCCTCGCTGGTGCAGCAATCCGCCGCCGCCGCGAGCACGCTGGAAGATCAGGCAAGTCGCCTGTCGCAGGCGGTCGCCGCCTTCCGTCTCGCTGCCGCGCGTAGCAGTGCACCGCGCGCAGAATCGGTCGCACCGCGTGTGGCCGTGAGCAACACCGGGTTAACGGCGAGCAAACCGGCCGCCGGACAAGATAACTGGGAAACGTTCTGA
- a CDS encoding Csu type fimbrial protein translates to MIRLLLILLLTLASLPALAACRVSITNAAYGSQTSFVINSTVQTTTATLTVDCDTAFNVLNNDFVNLTLTGATTASGSRATLGRSGDATDRIPLQICAQNGCPSGSELAINGSYRWSGQALLNLLNNKRYTFPVYFRTLQGQNVAAGVYQVTLNFSVNYSICAVGVAVCLNPQNGTTTLTSLVTLTVTNDCSTISAPNLNFASAPLVKDFAPVSQTIAITCTKGSTYTVGINNGNNAVNGVRNMASGANRLSYDIFKGSTANRWGASGAERWSSDSASQTSTDGLLRSYQYTARILATQSTPPAGSYTDTLVVDVAF, encoded by the coding sequence ATGATCCGCCTGCTCCTGATACTGTTACTCACTCTCGCAAGTCTGCCTGCGCTCGCCGCCTGTCGCGTCAGTATCACTAATGCGGCATACGGCAGCCAGACCTCGTTTGTCATCAACAGTACGGTACAAACCACCACGGCAACGCTGACCGTGGATTGCGACACCGCGTTTAACGTGCTCAACAATGATTTTGTAAACCTGACGCTCACAGGCGCCACCACCGCCTCCGGCAGCCGCGCCACACTGGGACGTAGCGGCGATGCCACCGATCGTATTCCCTTACAGATCTGCGCCCAGAACGGCTGTCCGTCCGGCAGCGAGCTGGCGATAAACGGCAGCTATCGCTGGAGCGGCCAGGCGCTGCTCAACCTGCTCAACAACAAACGCTACACCTTTCCCGTTTATTTTCGCACGTTGCAGGGACAGAACGTCGCCGCAGGCGTCTACCAGGTCACGCTCAACTTCAGCGTCAACTACAGCATCTGCGCGGTGGGCGTCGCGGTCTGTCTCAATCCGCAGAATGGCACCACGACACTGACAAGTCTGGTGACGCTCACTGTCACCAATGATTGCAGCACCATCAGCGCGCCAAACCTGAACTTCGCAAGCGCACCGCTCGTAAAAGACTTCGCGCCGGTGTCGCAAACCATCGCGATTACCTGCACGAAAGGCAGTACCTATACCGTGGGCATCAACAACGGGAATAACGCGGTGAACGGCGTGCGCAATATGGCAAGCGGCGCGAACCGGCTTAGTTATGACATCTTTAAAGGCAGCACCGCCAACCGCTGGGGCGCAAGCGGCGCCGAGCGCTGGTCCAGCGACAGTGCCTCGCAGACCAGCACCGACGGCCTGCTGCGATCCTACCAATACACGGCGCGCATTCTCGCCACCCAGAGCACGCCGCCTGCCGGGAGCTATACCGATACGCTGGTGGTGGACGTCGCCTTCTGA
- a CDS encoding fimbria/pilus outer membrane usher protein produces the protein MASRRPLSRRVVIISLLCVVSPAVNALEGDDALPPPPDAQAIDRQAVFHLSLVVNYYDTGLVVPVTRRANGMWVSSADLQRAGLPGDKLPQGEVNVASLPQVKSRYDSVGQRLLLTVPTNWVASRNVALGEQERRVRPRASNGAVLNYDFYASDTNQGLRQASLWHEMRLFGDAGSLSSTGAWREVFRGYPGQNEGYMRYDTTFNSTNDDNVWSWSVGDVITDSLNWSNSVRLGGISFGRDFSLRPDLITYPLPAFSGEAAVPTTVDVFINGYRSGSTELAPGPFTLTNLPYINGSGDAVLVTTDALGRQVSTTLPFYVASELLKPGLSDGAFSAGALRRNYGVKNFDYGPAAASGSFRYGVTDFWTLETHGEAAEQLTQGGVGSLVKLGRFGVVNGAGSWSQMRGESGQQWNWGYQYNTAGFSLSTQQTRRTREYGNLALYDMPVRYDQYQQPIVTLSRATTQYALTLNMGAAGSVGAALLDVQSFNRDHTRLLNLSWNKTLWNSSIYLAASHDYEGRDWTFALSLQIPLGEQSAVAFSAETTPENGTTQRVNYSRAMPSDGGFSWNLAYANQSRDDNYQQATLGWRNNHVEMQGGIYGQTKNFTRWGEATGSLVTMDGSLFAANQINDAFAVVSTQGQPGVTVNFENQPVGETDEDGYLLVSGVTSYYPATYSIDALNLPADTRIRDTERRLALRRNSGFLVTFPMEQERVASVILQDENGQPIPVSSQVLRDDRPTAVVGYDGIAWLEDIGEVNPLRVLKPDGKTCSVTLTVGTARSHRLETYGPLICREVAP, from the coding sequence ATGGCAAGCCGCCGCCCGTTGAGTCGTCGGGTGGTGATAATCAGCCTGCTTTGTGTTGTCTCCCCCGCGGTTAACGCGCTGGAGGGCGACGATGCGCTGCCGCCCCCGCCGGATGCGCAGGCCATTGACCGCCAGGCGGTGTTTCACCTGTCGCTGGTGGTTAACTATTACGATACCGGGCTGGTCGTGCCGGTGACGCGGCGCGCCAACGGCATGTGGGTGTCGTCGGCGGATCTGCAACGGGCGGGACTGCCGGGCGATAAACTCCCGCAGGGCGAGGTGAATGTCGCCTCGCTCCCGCAGGTGAAGAGCCGCTACGACAGCGTGGGCCAGCGGCTGTTGCTTACCGTACCGACGAACTGGGTGGCGTCGCGCAACGTGGCGCTCGGTGAGCAGGAGCGGCGGGTGCGCCCACGCGCCAGCAACGGCGCGGTACTGAACTACGATTTCTACGCCAGCGATACCAATCAGGGGCTGCGCCAGGCCTCACTCTGGCATGAAATGCGCCTCTTCGGCGATGCCGGGTCGCTCTCTTCTACCGGCGCATGGCGCGAAGTGTTTCGCGGTTATCCGGGGCAGAACGAAGGCTATATGCGCTACGACACCACATTTAACAGCACCAACGATGACAATGTCTGGAGCTGGTCGGTCGGCGATGTGATAACCGACAGCCTGAACTGGAGCAACAGTGTGCGTCTGGGCGGTATCTCTTTTGGGCGCGATTTTTCACTGCGCCCGGATCTCATCACCTATCCGCTGCCCGCGTTTTCCGGCGAGGCGGCAGTCCCGACGACGGTGGATGTCTTTATTAATGGTTACCGCTCCGGCTCCACTGAACTGGCGCCCGGCCCGTTTACGCTCACCAATCTGCCCTATATTAACGGCTCCGGCGATGCGGTGCTGGTAACGACGGACGCGCTGGGCCGCCAGGTCTCCACCACGCTGCCGTTTTATGTCGCAAGCGAACTGCTAAAACCCGGTTTAAGCGACGGCGCGTTCAGCGCAGGTGCGCTGCGCCGTAACTATGGCGTGAAAAACTTCGATTACGGCCCGGCGGCGGCAAGCGGGTCCTTTCGCTACGGCGTGACCGATTTCTGGACGCTGGAAACCCACGGCGAGGCGGCGGAGCAACTGACCCAGGGCGGGGTGGGATCGCTTGTCAAGCTCGGGCGCTTCGGGGTAGTGAACGGCGCGGGCAGCTGGAGTCAGATGCGCGGGGAGAGTGGCCAGCAGTGGAACTGGGGCTATCAGTACAACACCGCGGGCTTTAGCCTGTCGACGCAGCAGACCCGCCGCACGCGCGAATACGGCAACCTGGCGCTCTACGATATGCCTGTGCGTTACGATCAGTACCAGCAGCCGATTGTCACGCTAAGCCGCGCCACCACGCAGTACGCGCTGACGCTTAACATGGGGGCGGCAGGGAGCGTCGGGGCCGCCTTACTCGATGTGCAGTCTTTCAATCGCGACCATACGCGGCTCCTTAACCTCTCCTGGAATAAAACGCTGTGGAACAGCAGCATTTATCTCGCGGCGAGCCACGACTACGAAGGCCGCGACTGGACGTTCGCCCTCTCGCTGCAAATTCCGCTCGGTGAGCAAAGCGCCGTGGCGTTCAGCGCGGAAACCACGCCGGAAAATGGCACTACCCAGCGCGTGAACTACAGCCGCGCGATGCCAAGCGACGGTGGGTTTAGCTGGAACCTGGCTTACGCCAACCAGTCGCGCGACGACAACTATCAGCAGGCGACGCTTGGCTGGCGTAATAACCATGTCGAGATGCAGGGCGGGATTTACGGCCAGACCAAAAACTTTACCCGCTGGGGCGAGGCGACCGGCTCGCTGGTGACGATGGACGGTTCGTTGTTCGCGGCAAACCAGATTAACGACGCCTTCGCCGTGGTCAGCACGCAGGGGCAGCCCGGCGTGACGGTCAATTTCGAAAATCAGCCTGTGGGGGAGACGGACGAAGACGGTTATCTGCTGGTGAGCGGCGTGACCTCTTACTACCCGGCGACCTACAGCATCGACGCGCTCAATCTCCCGGCGGATACCCGCATCCGCGATACCGAGCGGCGTCTCGCGCTGCGGCGCAACAGCGGATTTCTGGTGACGTTCCCGATGGAGCAGGAGCGGGTAGCGAGCGTCATTTTGCAGGATGAAAATGGCCAGCCGATCCCGGTCTCAAGCCAGGTGCTGCGCGATGACCGCCCCACGGCAGTGGTAGGTTATGACGGTATTGCATGGCTCGAAGATATTGGCGAAGTGAACCCGCTGCGCGTACTGAAGCCGGACGGCAAGACGTGCAGCGTCACGCTGACGGTCGGGACCGCCCGCAGTCACCGCCTTGAAACCTACGGTCCGCTTATTTGTCGCGAGGTTGCGCCATGA
- a CDS encoding fimbrial biogenesis chaperone, producing MMPFAASLRRAGLAAAFWLATGSAWAAGNMLIWPIDPYLAPGDNAAELWIQNQGATPMTMQVRIVRWRQEGGNERYQQQQDVVASPPIVRIEGGKKQLIRLMSQSAVPAGVEQAYRIVVDEIPQPTEPGKPQLGLKLQMRYSIPLFTYGQGVETQRAGAHHAFLQPENLSWRVVRDNGQPAIEITNRDQIHARISKVTLQQGGQRRTLAEGLLGYVLPGQSRVFPLPAGMPQPTQLSASVNAREATWQAAAR from the coding sequence ATGATGCCTTTCGCAGCGTCTCTCAGGCGGGCAGGACTGGCCGCCGCGTTTTGGCTGGCCACAGGCAGCGCCTGGGCCGCCGGCAATATGCTTATCTGGCCCATCGATCCTTATCTCGCGCCTGGCGACAACGCGGCGGAGTTGTGGATACAGAATCAGGGCGCCACGCCGATGACCATGCAGGTACGTATTGTGCGCTGGCGGCAGGAGGGCGGCAACGAACGTTACCAGCAGCAGCAGGATGTCGTGGCAAGCCCACCCATCGTGCGTATCGAGGGCGGTAAAAAACAGCTTATCCGTCTGATGAGCCAGTCCGCCGTGCCGGCGGGCGTCGAGCAGGCCTACCGCATTGTTGTCGATGAGATCCCCCAGCCCACCGAACCCGGGAAACCACAGCTTGGCCTTAAGCTGCAAATGCGCTACTCCATTCCGCTTTTTACCTACGGGCAGGGGGTGGAGACCCAGCGTGCGGGCGCGCACCACGCCTTTTTGCAGCCGGAAAATCTCTCGTGGCGCGTCGTGCGTGACAACGGCCAGCCCGCTATTGAAATCACTAACCGCGACCAAATTCACGCGCGCATCAGCAAAGTGACGCTGCAACAGGGCGGCCAGCGCCGTACGCTGGCAGAAGGTCTGCTGGGATATGTCCTGCCAGGCCAGTCGCGTGTGTTCCCGCTACCCGCGGGGATGCCGCAGCCCACACAGCTCAGCGCTTCTGTTAATGCCCGCGAGGCGACATGGCAAGCCGCCGCCCGTTGA
- a CDS encoding Csu type fimbrial protein produces the protein MPRIQWSAMGLLAVLCGGAQAVTTQSFQVSATITAGCSVVTGSGGTFGTLDFGTRSGAESTRVSTSFVPSSSLLIACTPGVALSMAIDGGQNYGASVRNMVRGGGTDRVPYRLYTSSSLNAASEIGVNQAVSIASVNSNNISLPIFGAAQLTGFSPAGTYTDRLTVTLSW, from the coding sequence GTGCCGCGAATTCAATGGAGTGCGATGGGGTTATTGGCCGTTCTTTGTGGCGGGGCGCAGGCCGTCACCACGCAGTCGTTTCAGGTTAGTGCGACCATTACCGCCGGGTGTTCCGTCGTCACCGGCAGTGGCGGCACGTTCGGCACGCTCGATTTCGGCACCCGCAGCGGCGCAGAAAGCACACGCGTCAGCACAAGTTTTGTCCCGTCCTCTTCACTGCTTATCGCCTGTACGCCGGGTGTGGCGCTCAGCATGGCCATTGACGGCGGCCAGAATTACGGCGCGTCGGTGCGCAACATGGTGCGCGGCGGCGGAACCGATCGCGTGCCGTATCGTCTCTATACGTCAAGCTCGCTTAACGCGGCGAGTGAAATTGGCGTCAACCAGGCGGTCTCCATCGCCTCAGTCAACAGCAATAACATTTCGCTGCCGATTTTTGGCGCAGCGCAGCTTACGGGCTTCAGCCCCGCCGGAACCTATACCGACAGGCTCACGGTGACATTATCATGGTGA
- a CDS encoding Csu type fimbrial protein, with protein MKTRLFAVIFGAGMMLAAPAGYAVTSSGTIGATLTLTNGCLINGSPSQNGINFGSLNFGTSPATFSTLTTQLTGASGGNTFSIQCTTPEYTVQITGSTNQAPGTVVGTPGTPGRYLINTTNTAQGVAYSLYSDSAFQNVIANNTSIPVASTTGGVDNYTIYGRIQGGGNSVTVVPGTYTDTINVSVTY; from the coding sequence ATGAAAACACGTCTTTTTGCTGTTATCTTCGGTGCCGGCATGATGCTGGCCGCGCCTGCTGGCTACGCGGTCACCAGCAGCGGGACCATCGGCGCAACCTTAACGCTGACTAATGGTTGCCTGATAAACGGCTCGCCGAGCCAGAACGGGATCAACTTCGGTAGCCTGAACTTCGGTACCAGTCCAGCGACATTCTCCACCTTAACGACCCAGTTAACCGGCGCAAGCGGCGGCAACACCTTCTCAATTCAGTGCACCACGCCAGAGTACACGGTGCAGATTACGGGCAGCACCAACCAGGCGCCGGGCACCGTAGTCGGCACGCCAGGCACGCCGGGGCGCTACCTGATTAACACCACCAATACCGCGCAGGGCGTGGCGTACAGCCTCTACAGCGACAGCGCCTTCCAGAACGTTATCGCCAATAACACCTCTATCCCGGTCGCGTCGACCACCGGCGGCGTCGATAACTACACCATCTATGGCCGCATCCAGGGCGGCGGCAACAGCGTGACGGTGGTGCCTGGCACCTACACCGACACCATTAACGTCAGCGTGACTTACTAA
- the cheW gene encoding chemotaxis protein CheW: protein MTGMSNVTKLAGEPSGQEFLVFTLGDEEYGIDILKVQEIRGYDQVTRIANTPPFIKGVTNLRGVIVPIVDLRVKFEQGDVEYNENTVVIVLNFGQRVVGIVVDGVSDVLSLTADQIRPAPEFAVTLSTEYLTGLGAIGERMLILVHIEKLLNSEEMELIDSATARVA from the coding sequence ATGACCGGTATGAGCAACGTCACTAAACTGGCCGGCGAGCCGTCTGGCCAGGAGTTCCTGGTATTCACCCTGGGCGACGAAGAATATGGTATCGATATTCTGAAAGTTCAGGAAATCCGCGGTTACGATCAGGTAACCCGCATCGCGAACACCCCGCCTTTCATCAAAGGCGTGACCAACCTGCGCGGTGTGATTGTGCCTATCGTTGACCTGCGCGTGAAGTTTGAGCAGGGCGATGTAGAATATAATGAAAACACCGTGGTTATCGTGCTGAACTTCGGCCAGCGTGTGGTCGGCATCGTGGTGGACGGCGTCTCTGACGTGCTGTCGCTCACCGCCGATCAGATCCGCCCGGCACCGGAATTCGCTGTGACGCTCTCCACAGAATACCTGACCGGCCTCGGCGCTATTGGCGAACGCATGCTGATTCTGGTACACATTGAGAAGCTGCTCAACAGTGAAGAAATGGAACTGATTGACAGCGCAACCGCCCGCGTGGCGTGA
- the cheA gene encoding chemotaxis protein CheA, with protein MDISDFYQTFFDEADELLADMEQHLLDLVPEAPDAEQLNAIFRAAHSIKGGAGTFGFTILQETTHLMENLLDEARRGEMQLNTDIINLFLETKDIMQEQLDAYKSSQEPDAASFEYICQALRQLALEAKGQAPAAAATLSVVETDAAAAAPAATTDGGKLRIKLGKLKGTETELLQEELSNLGTLSQIEKGEDHLIATLETSASADDITAVLCFVIEIDQIEFLPMPAAEAAPAEPVVEAVVAPVAPVAAPAPKAPAASAPRAEQNKPAREKENTSIRVAVEKVDQLINLVGELVITQSMLQQRSNELDPVTHGDLITSMSQLQRNARDLQESVMSIRMMPMEYVFSRFPRLVRDLASKLGKQVELTLQGSSTELDKSLIERIIDPLTHLVRNSLDHGIESPEKRAAAGKGPVGNLILSAEHQGGNICIEVTDDGAGLNRERILAKAMSQGMAVSESMTDDEVGMLIFAPGFSTAEQVTDVSGRGVGMDVVKRNIQEMGGHVEIASKQGQGTTIRILLPLTLAILDGMSVKVNEEVFILPLNAVMESLQPREEDLHPLAGGERVLEVRGEYLPLVELWKVFDVHGAKTEATQGIVVILQSAGRRYALLVDQLIGQHQVVVKNLESNYRKVPGISAATILGDGSVALIVDVSALQSINREQRMAPTAA; from the coding sequence ATGGATATTAGCGATTTTTATCAGACATTTTTCGATGAGGCCGACGAACTGTTGGCTGACATGGAGCAGCATTTGCTCGATCTGGTGCCCGAGGCGCCCGATGCCGAACAGCTAAATGCCATATTCCGCGCCGCACACTCTATTAAGGGCGGAGCGGGGACCTTTGGCTTCACCATCCTGCAGGAAACCACCCATCTTATGGAAAACCTGCTGGATGAAGCACGTCGGGGTGAAATGCAACTGAACACCGACATCATCAACCTGTTTTTGGAAACCAAAGATATTATGCAGGAACAGCTTGACGCTTATAAAAGCTCTCAGGAGCCGGACGCAGCCAGCTTTGAATATATCTGTCAGGCCCTGCGCCAGCTGGCACTCGAAGCCAAAGGCCAGGCACCTGCGGCGGCCGCGACACTTTCTGTTGTCGAAACAGACGCTGCGGCGGCTGCACCGGCTGCCACCACAGATGGCGGCAAACTGCGCATCAAACTTGGCAAACTCAAGGGCACAGAAACGGAGCTCTTACAAGAGGAGCTTAGCAATCTGGGCACCTTGAGCCAGATTGAAAAAGGCGAAGATCATCTGATTGCGACGCTTGAAACCAGCGCCAGCGCAGATGACATCACTGCCGTGCTCTGCTTCGTGATTGAAATCGACCAGATTGAATTCCTGCCGATGCCTGCCGCAGAAGCCGCACCGGCTGAGCCGGTCGTCGAGGCAGTCGTCGCACCGGTTGCACCGGTTGCAGCGCCTGCGCCGAAAGCGCCTGCCGCCAGCGCCCCGCGTGCCGAGCAGAACAAACCGGCCCGTGAGAAAGAAAACACCAGCATCCGTGTCGCGGTGGAAAAGGTCGATCAGCTCATTAACCTGGTGGGCGAACTGGTTATCACCCAGTCCATGCTCCAGCAGCGCTCCAACGAGCTTGATCCGGTTACCCACGGCGACCTGATCACCAGTATGAGCCAGTTACAACGTAACGCCCGTGACCTGCAGGAATCGGTCATGTCCATCCGTATGATGCCGATGGAATACGTCTTTAGCCGCTTCCCGCGTCTGGTACGCGATCTGGCGAGCAAGCTTGGCAAACAGGTTGAACTGACCCTGCAGGGCAGCTCAACTGAACTCGATAAGAGCCTTATCGAACGCATTATCGACCCGTTAACGCACCTTGTGCGTAACAGCCTCGATCACGGTATCGAATCGCCGGAAAAACGCGCTGCCGCAGGCAAAGGCCCGGTAGGCAACCTGATCCTCTCTGCAGAGCATCAGGGCGGCAACATCTGTATCGAAGTCACCGATGACGGCGCAGGCCTGAACCGCGAGCGTATCCTTGCAAAAGCGATGTCTCAGGGTATGGCCGTCAGCGAAAGCATGACCGACGACGAAGTGGGCATGCTCATCTTCGCGCCGGGCTTCTCCACGGCTGAACAAGTGACCGACGTATCCGGTCGCGGCGTCGGCATGGACGTGGTGAAACGTAACATTCAGGAGATGGGCGGCCATGTCGAAATCGCCTCTAAGCAAGGCCAGGGCACGACGATTCGTATCCTGCTGCCGCTGACGCTGGCTATTCTCGACGGCATGTCGGTTAAGGTAAACGAAGAAGTCTTTATTCTGCCGTTGAACGCGGTAATGGAATCGCTGCAACCGCGTGAAGAAGATCTGCATCCGCTGGCAGGCGGCGAGCGCGTACTGGAAGTGCGTGGCGAATATCTGCCGCTGGTGGAATTGTGGAAAGTCTTTGATGTGCATGGGGCGAAAACCGAAGCAACGCAGGGCATTGTCGTTATCCTGCAGAGTGCCGGTCGCCGTTACGCACTGCTGGTCGATCAACTGATTGGTCAGCACCAGGTGGTGGTGAAAAACCTTGAGAGTAACTATCGCAAGGTGCCGGGTATCTCGGCCGCCACGATTCTGGGCGATGGTAGCGTGGCGCTGATTGTAGATGTATCCGCGCTGCAAAGTATAAACCGTGAGCAACGTATGGCGCCGACCGCCGCCTGA
- the motB gene encoding flagellar motor protein MotB: MKNSNHPVVIVKKRKHKGHGGGSHGSWKIAYADFMTAMMAFFLVMWLISISSPKELTQIAEYFRTPLSAAITGGQRIADSQSPIPGGGDDVTQSQGEVKKTPDIDELKKRMERNRLQKLRGDLDQLIEADPKLRALRPHLRIDLVQEGLRIQIIDSQNRPMFKTGSAEVEPYMRDILRAIAPVLNGIPNKVSLSGHTDDFPYANGERGYSNWELSADRANASRRELVIGGLDDGKVLRVVGMAATMRLAEKGANEALNRRISLLVLNKQSEDAIVHENAESENESLSVLQQPGAVPPASNPTPSQPVTR, encoded by the coding sequence ATGAAAAACAGTAACCACCCCGTCGTTATCGTAAAAAAGCGCAAGCATAAAGGGCACGGCGGCGGTTCGCACGGCTCCTGGAAAATCGCTTACGCCGACTTTATGACCGCCATGATGGCTTTCTTTCTGGTGATGTGGCTTATCTCCATCTCCAGTCCGAAAGAGCTGACGCAGATTGCGGAATATTTCCGCACACCGCTGTCGGCTGCCATCACCGGTGGTCAGCGCATCGCCGATAGCCAGAGCCCGATTCCGGGGGGTGGAGATGACGTCACGCAATCGCAGGGTGAAGTGAAAAAAACGCCAGACATCGACGAGCTTAAAAAACGCATGGAGCGTAATCGCCTGCAGAAACTGCGCGGCGATCTGGATCAGCTGATCGAAGCCGACCCGAAACTGCGCGCACTGCGTCCGCATTTGCGTATTGACCTGGTTCAGGAAGGGCTGCGTATTCAGATTATCGATAGCCAGAACCGCCCGATGTTCAAAACCGGCAGTGCCGAAGTCGAGCCGTATATGCGCGACATTCTGCGCGCTATCGCGCCGGTGCTGAACGGTATACCAAACAAAGTCAGCCTGTCAGGTCATACCGATGACTTCCCGTATGCCAACGGCGAGCGCGGTTACAGTAACTGGGAACTCTCGGCAGACCGCGCCAACGCGTCGCGTCGTGAGCTGGTTATCGGCGGGCTTGATGATGGAAAAGTTCTGCGCGTGGTCGGCATGGCCGCCACGATGCGACTGGCGGAGAAAGGGGCGAATGAAGCCCTCAACCGCCGCATAAGTTTGCTGGTGCTCAACAAGCAGTCGGAAGATGCCATCGTGCATGAAAACGCCGAAAGCGAAAACGAGTCACTGAGCGTATTACAACAACCGGGCGCCGTCCCCCCGGCCTCAAACCCAACACCGTCCCAACCGGTTACGAGGTGA